From the Jeongeupia sp. HS-3 genome, the window AGCAAGGCCTTTTGCGCCGCCTCGGCCTCGGCCTTGTTGTCCTTGCTCACCGGAATCACGTGGTAGGCGATGCCGTAGAACTCGGCCAGCGCGCGGCAATCGTCGTGATTGGAAATGATCAATGGAATATCGCAGTGCAACTCGCCGCTCTTGTGCCGGTACAGCAGGTCGACCAGGCAGTGATCGTACTTGGAGACGAAGATCGCCATCTTCGGCCGCTCGGCCGACAGCGCCACGGTCCACTGCATCTGGAAACGGTCGGCGATCGGCTGGAACGCCGGGGTGAACGCGCCCATATCAAGGGTGAAATCGGTCAGATCCCACTCCACGCGCATCAGGAACAGGTTTTCCGAATTGTCCTGGTGCTGGTCGACGTGAACGATATTGGCGTTGTAGGTATAGAGAAAGTTGGCGATCGCGGCGGACAGACCTTTGCGGTCCGGGCAACTGATCAGCAATGTAGCGGTATTCATTGGTATTCCGGGCTAGATAAGCTGTTGCCGATTCTAGCAGCTCGCTACCCCGCTTGGCAGAATCGACAAGGGCGCAAGGCTAGCCGAATGACGTGTCAGCCCGGTTACAATGGCGCTAACCCGGCGCGGTTTGTCTACGCCGGCGGTGTGTATCCACCAGCAGCATCGCCTCAATGAAGAGTGATTGAAACGGCTGGCTATAGCCATGCGCCGGGATCTCGCTCTCCCAGCGATGGCCGCCACGTGCGGCAGGGTCGATGACAAAGCGCAGCGGATAACCAAACATCGCGGCATAGATCGCGGCGCCGACGCCGGCGGTGCGTGCCGGGTTGAAGCGGCGCCCGCCTGCGCCCGCGAACTCGTGATCGATGGCGCGAAAGACCACCGCCATCGTTTGCGCCGGAGACAAACCGTCAAGCATGGCCATTCTTGCTGCCGAAAGCAGAATTTCTTCGGGAATCAGTACCATACGGATTGCCCTCCAGACGCTGTGTGCAGCTGCAGCATAGGCAATCAAGCTTACAATCAGCGTCAAATCAATCACCACTTATCGGTTAACCATGTTCGACATTGTCCTGTTCCAGCCCGAAATTCCGCCCAACACCGGCAACGTCATCCGCCTCGCCGCCAATACCGGCAGTACCCTGCACCTCGTCAAGCCGCTCGGTTTTGCGCTTGATGACACCAAACTCAAACGTGCCGGGCTCGATTACCACGAGTACGCCGAGCTGCGCGTGCACGACGACTGGGATGCACTCGTCACCGCTCTGCCCGGTCGGCGCTTTTTTGCGATGACGACCAAGGGCAGCAGCCGCTTCGATACGCTCAGCTTCCAGCCGGGCGACGTGTTCGTATTCGGCCCGGAAACCCGCGGCCTGCCCGACGACGTATTGGCCCGCTTCGATGCCGACCACCGCATCCGCCTGCCGATGCTCACCGGCCAGCGCAGCCTGAATCTCTCCAACGCGGTCGCCGTGACCGTGTTCGAG encodes:
- the trmL gene encoding tRNA (uridine(34)/cytosine(34)/5-carboxymethylaminomethyluridine(34)-2'-O)-methyltransferase TrmL gives rise to the protein MFDIVLFQPEIPPNTGNVIRLAANTGSTLHLVKPLGFALDDTKLKRAGLDYHEYAELRVHDDWDALVTALPGRRFFAMTTKGSSRFDTLSFQPGDVFVFGPETRGLPDDVLARFDADHRIRLPMLTGQRSLNLSNAVAVTVFEAWRQSGYQGGA
- the purU gene encoding formyltetrahydrofolate deformylase — encoded protein: MNTATLLISCPDRKGLSAAIANFLYTYNANIVHVDQHQDNSENLFLMRVEWDLTDFTLDMGAFTPAFQPIADRFQMQWTVALSAERPKMAIFVSKYDHCLVDLLYRHKSGELHCDIPLIISNHDDCRALAEFYGIAYHVIPVSKDNKAEAEAAQKALLEAHGIDLIVLARYMQVLSHDFTGAYPQRVINIHHSFLPAFDGAKPYHRAFARGVKLIGATSHYVTEVLDDGPIIEQDVIRISHRDDVEELIRKGRDLEKMVLARAVKWHLEHRVLVYSNKTVIFA